The following are from one region of the Magallana gigas chromosome 6, xbMagGiga1.1, whole genome shotgun sequence genome:
- the LOC117689302 gene encoding uncharacterized protein: protein MDVQSMSESVYVGMCHKIGTPQQVTARRDIVDIMDLLDNQNNLVKSMRTGSDREGFRLRGSDMDTMYWHTDHRVIWDFSQSEFYNTHRQILILCDSSESPPGFTLLWLPFKHANIWILSACVRMHDRLYISSSKHRDFYCTSISPNSTVHGPCATDTLGTVQYGTIDHDSAFCFASDFWPPSASSWIDRCHSWPPPHVVNSIVRNGCHFVAIGYKLGNHEDNEWRISFSQAENKLVYSMNYTQFLTYGLLKLFLKEIINNEIRDEETHLCSYHMKTAIFWAIQQNTLPQWCPQNLLNCFWVCFKILLKWVYEGICPNFFIPENNMFQSKIHGQAQTSLFRRLYGLYEKYTSISLLLHSSSIRSSIIYVFCNPRLTVCTDEHTLISEAEFDVELFGEIHCNDTQHQTDLQQCMKSLHTVEQLIGSPLSQYQVVSLQKYTASILQSTAFTLHNIYTNTSVNRQVYVTKKLSCHMLNLAAKFGCVSDMLYVAMYYYKTCRYREALSVIEMTKVKLSRPYVMYNERVDKERYTEAVGGQSLSTKMRQAVAMDIKLHNEICYISELLPEQQSSRQNRIPYLHIPPFVLLLMLEFLSSRHVDTMRAQTSLYELQVLILHDQGLYISNLYRDISWEILGICQQITGNLQASLFSYQQCLRQVSLHELQTSTRQRIYELHMPT, encoded by the coding sequence atGGATGTCCAGAGTATGTCTGAGTCAGTGTATGTGGGGATGTGTCACAAGATAGGGACCCCACAACAGGTGACTGCAAGGAGAGATATAGTGGATATCATGGATCTGTTGGATAATCAGAATAATTTGGTGAAATCAATGAGGACTGGAAGCGACAGAGAAGGATTCAGATTACGTGGATCAGACATGGACACTATGTACTGGCACACTGACCACCGAGTGATCTGGGACTTTTCTCAGTCTGAGTTTTACAACACACACAGACAGATACTGATTCTCTGTGACAGTTCTGAGAGTCCACCAGGATTTACATTACTTTGGTTACCATTCAAACACGCTAATATTTGGATTTTGTCAGCATGTGTACGGATGCATGACAGACTCTATATATCAAGTTCTAAACACAGAGATTTTTATTGTACTTCAATCTCACCTAATAGCACAGTTCATGGACCATGTGCCACCGACACACTTGGTACTGTACAATACGGCACAATTGATCACGATTCTGCGTTTTGTTTTGCTAGTGATTTTTGGCCCCCCTCTGCTTCCTCATGGATAGACAGATGTCACTCATGGCCTCCACCTCATGTTGTTAATAGCATAGTAAGAAATGGATGTCACTTCGTAGCAATAGGATACAAACTAGGAAACCATGAAGACAACGAATGGAGAATTTCTTTCTCCCAGGCAGAAAATAAACTTGTATACTCGATGAATTACACCCAGTTCTTAACTTACGGTTTGTTGAAATTGTTCTTAAAGGAAATTATCAATAATGAAATAAGAGATGAAGAAACACATCTGTGTTCCTATCATATGAAAACAGCGATTTTTTGGGCCattcaacaaaacacactacCTCAATGGTGTCCACAAAATCTCCTGAACTGTTTCTGGGTCTGCTTCAAAATTCTCCTAAAATGGGTGTATGAAGGGATCTGTCCAAACTTTTTTATTCCAGAAAACAACATGTTTCAAAGCAAAATCCATGGCCAAGCACAAACAAGTTTATTTAGGAGACTGTATGGGTTGTATGAGAAGTATACCAGTATATCATTGCTGCTACACAGTTCCTCCATCAGGTCCTCTATCATTTATGTCTTCTGTAATCCCAGACTCACGGTGTGTACTGATGAACACACTCTGATCTCTGAGGCTGAGTTTGATGTAGAATTATTTGGTGAGATACATTGTAATGATACACAACACCAAACAGACCTACAGCAATGTATGAAGTCCCTACACACAGTAGAACAGTTGATAGGTTCTCCCCTGTCACAGTATCAAGTTGTAAGTTTACAGAAATACACAGCCTCCATCCTTCAGAGTACTGCTTTTACATTACACAACATATATACAAACACAAGTGTCAACAGACAAGTATAtgtgacaaaaaaattgtcctGTCACATGCTTAATTTAGCAGCCAAGTTTGGGTGTGTTTCTGACATGTTGTACGttgccatgtattattacaagacaTGCAGATACAGGGAAGCTTTATCTGTTATAGAGATGACAAAGGTCAAATTATCACGGCCATATGTGATGTATAATGAACGTGTAGACAAAGAGAGGTATACTGAGGCTGTAGGGGGACAATCCTTGTCTACAAAGATGAGACAGGCTGTAGCAATGGATATCAAACTTCACAATGAAATATGTTATATCAGTGAACTATTACCAGAACAACAGTCTAGTAGACAAAACAGAATACCTTATTTGCATATTCCACCCTTTGTACTTTTACTTATGTTGGAGTTTTTAAGCTCTAGACATGTTGACACAATGAGAGCACAAACATCTCTATATGAGCTACAGGTCCTGATCCTCCATGATCAGGGACTGTATATAAGTAATCTATACAGAGACATCTCCTGGGAGATCCTAgggatctgtcaacagatcacAGGGAACCTCCAGGCTTCCCTGTTCTCATATCAACAGTGTCTGAGACAAGTTTCACTCCATGAATTACAAACTTCTACCAGACAAAGGATTTATGAATTACATATGCCAACCTAA